From a region of the Lactuca sativa cultivar Salinas chromosome 4, Lsat_Salinas_v11, whole genome shotgun sequence genome:
- the LOC111892242 gene encoding protein BONZAI 1 yields MGNCCSGDGGGQSAIGGSSSHPNANVHNDAVDGFLKFRGYNGLYTEIELSLSASNLRDRDVLSKSDPMAVIYTKGRDGSLQEIGRTEVVLNSLTPQWIKKVIITYHFEMVQTLMFRVYDVDTQFHGLEEKMLKLEEQQLLGEGTCLLSEIVTRQNRTLPIDLMKKVESTSSTHPMKLGQLIVHAEECAVSKTTTELVFRCMDLENKERFSKSDPFLVISKCVESGHAVPICKTEVMQNDLNPMWKPVSISISQVGSKETPLIIECFDFNSNGRHELLGKVQKSLVQLENLFSSGEGEHLFVPINIGKDHQTKVLKSCLFVDKFSESVHHTFLDYLDSGFEMNFMVAIDFTASNGNPRLPDSLHYIDHSGRPNAYQKAILEVGEVLQCYDSDRKFHAWGFGARPIDGPVSHCFNLNGSSGHSEVEGIQGIMNAYASALFNVTLAGPTLFGPVIAAAAMIASQALAANEKKYFVLLIITDGVITDLQETKDALVSASDLPLSILIVGVGGADYKEMEVLDADKGERLESTTGRVATRDIVQFVPFRDVQGGEISVVQSLLEELPSQFLTFMKNRDIKPYNTT; encoded by the exons ATGGGTAATTGCTgcagtggtgatggtggtggccaATCTGCCATCGGTGGATCTTCTTCTCATCCAAATGCTAATGTTCATAACGACGCTGTCGATGGTTTTCTTAAATTTCGTGGCTACAATGGCCTTTACACTGAGATCGAG CTATCCTTATCTGCTTCAAACTTGCGTGATCGAGACGTGCTTTCCAAG AGTGATCCTATGGCAGTTATATACACAAAAGGAAGGGATGGTTCATTACAAGAAATTGGACGCACTGAAGTTGTCCTAAATTCATTAACTCCCCAATGGATTAAGAAAGTTATCATCACTTATCATTTTGAGATGGTTCAAACACTTAT GTTCCGTGTGTATGATGTAGACACTCAGTTTCATGGACTAGAAGAAAAG ATGCTTAAGTTGGAAGAACAGCAACTTCTGGGCGAGGGTACTTGCTTATTATCTGAG ATAGTAACCAGACAGAACCGCACATTACCCATAGATCTTATGAAAAAAGTAGAATCTACAAGCTCCACTCATCCAATGAAATTAGGACAGCTCATAGTTCATGCAGAAGAATGTGCTGTCTCCAAAACTACAACAGAGTTGGTATTTAGGTGCATGGATTTAGAAAACAAGGAACGCTTCTCCAAAAGT GACCCCTTTTTGGTAATTTCTAAATGTGTGGAGAGTGGACATGCTGTTCCAATTTGCAAAACAGAGGTCATGCAAAATGATCTAAATCCTATGTGGAAACCTGTCTCCATAAGTATTTCACAAGTTGGAAGCAAG GAAACTCCACTCATTATCGAGTGCTTTGACTTCAATAGTAATGGGAGACATGAATTGCTTGG CAAAGTTCAGAAGTCACTTGTTCAGTTAGAAAACCTATTTTCTAGTGGGGAGGGAGAGCATTTATTTGTACCCATCAATATTGGGAAAGACCATCAAACTAAGGTATTGAAGAGTTGCCTCTTTGTGGACAAGTTTTCTGAAAGTGTCCATCATACTTTCCTGGATTACTTGGATAGTGGCTTTGAAATGAACTTCATGGTTGCTATAGATTTCACAG CTTCAAATGGAAACCCTAGACTGCCAGATTCTTTACATTATATCGATCATTCTGGACGTCCTAATGCATACCAGAAG GCAATCCTAGAGGTTGGGGAGGTGCTCCAGTGTTATGATTCTGACAGGAAGTTTCATGCATGGGGCTTTGGAGCACGACCAATCGATGGCCCTGTCTCTCATTGTTTCAACCTAAATGGAAGCAGTGGGCACTCAGAG GTGGAAGGGATCCAAGGAATTATGAATGCATATGCAAGTGCGCTATTTAACGTGACACTTGCAGGGCCAACTCTATTTGGACCTGTGATTGCTGCTGCTGCAATGATAGCCAGCCAGGCTTTGGCTGCTAATGAAAAGAAGTACTTTGTTTTGTTAATCATCACG GATGGAGTGATAACAGATCTACAAGAAACGAAAGATGCCCTTGTGAGCGCGTCGGATTTACCACTCTCTATTCTTATTGTTGGGGTTGGTGGAGCCGACTATAAGGAGATGGAG GTTTTGGATGCGGATAAGGGAGAGAGACTTGAAAGTACAACGGGACGTGTTGCGACACGTGATATTGTCCAATTTGTTCCATTTAGAGACGTGCAAG GTGGAGAAATCTCTGTGGTTCAGTCACTTTTGGAAGAACTACCTTCACAATTCTTAACCTTCATGAAAAACAGAGATATAAAACCCTACAACACCACATGA